One Pseudorasbora parva isolate DD20220531a chromosome 4, ASM2467924v1, whole genome shotgun sequence genomic region harbors:
- the LOC137072666 gene encoding NLR family CARD domain-containing protein 3-like isoform X2 — MSLNKKMKVRGTAASPDPSCVSMKSNNSMDFPPYLNDGAVTSEPAHCYPQASLLEETGDLQKPEDDELQRVKDQHKTSMKKKYEILFEGNKLQKNQTLLNRIYTQLYIIEGEREEVNEEHEVLQMEKTARTQHSQDTPIYCNDIFKASPEPGRENEQIKTVLTKGIAGIGKTVSVQKFILDWAEGKANQDVDFMFVLPFRELNLIRDHQYSLHRLLLDFHPELQDLDSKMYEKCKVVLIFDGLDESRITLMFSDTQEVSDVTETSSVGVLMSNLMKGELLPSALIWITSRPAAANQIPAQYINRLTEIQGFNEPQKEEYFRKRNSDEHQASRIISHIRRARSLHIMCHIPVFCWISSTVLQKLLKEDLSAEIPQTLTEMYIHFLLIQINMRNQKYVEREQEKPLQSNREVIVKLAEVAFNQLMKGNVMFYEEDLRESGIDVTDAAVYSGICTEIFKEESVIHQRKVYSFIHLSVQEFLAAFYVFYHYVMKNFDTLQFTDVLQNLLRGAVDKAIESQNGHLDLFLRFLLGISLESNQRLLQDLLTHTENSSESIRRTTQYIKKKIKDGHELSTERSINLFLCLLEVKDQTLSREIQEFVKSDKHSEKKLSPAHCSTIAYMLQMSEEVLDELDLKKYNTSDEGRRRLIPAVINCTKAIFDGCNLLGQSCEIVPSVLQSSNCVLRELDLSNNDLHDSGVKLLSNGLKSPNCQLEILRLSGCMVTEEGCGYLSSALSSNPLHLREMDLSYNHLGQSEVKMLEKLNDPNCSLQILNLDHGGPFRIKPGLRKYACDLTLDPNTANTQLIISEGGSKVTYVEEKQPYPDHPERFADIPQVLCRESLTGRCYWEVKWGSWARIAVVSKGISRKEATVSKFGYNDKSWCIFCTCDGFTVWHNNLCNNIPTLAPKSKRVGVYVDVPAGTLSFYSVSDTHTLTHLHSFKTTFTEPIYAGFKVFESELSLCYM, encoded by the exons ATGAGTCTCAATAAGAAGATGAAGGTGAGGGGCACTGCAGCCTCTCCAGATCCCAGCTGTGTGTCTATGAAGAGTAACAATTCCATGGATTTCCCCCCTTATCTCAATGATGGAGCAGTGACCTCTGAAC CTGCTCACTGTTACCCACAAGCATCCCTTCTGGAGGAGACCGGAGACCTGCAGAAACCAGAAGATGATGAACTACAGAGAGTCAAAGACCAGCACAAAACAAGCATGAAGAAGAAGTACGAGATATTGTTTGAGGGAAACAAACTTCAAAAAAATCAAACCCTCCTGAACAGGATCTACACACAGCTCTACAtcatagagggagagagagaagaagTGAATGAAGAACATGAGGTTTTACAGATGGAGAAAACAGCCAGAACACAACACTCACAAGACACTCCAATCTACTGCAATGACATATTTAAAGCCTCACCTGAACCAGGACGTGAGAATGAGCAGATCAAGACTGTTCTGACTAAAGGCATCGCTGGAATCGGAAAAACCGTCTCTGTGCAGAAGTTCATTCTGGACTGGGCCGAGGGAAAAGCCAATCAGGATGTAGATTTCATGTTTGTGCTTCCATTTCGAGAGCTGAACTTGATCCGAGATCATCAGTACAGTCTTCACAGACTTCTGCTGGACTTTCATCCTGAACTTCAAGATCTGGACTCAAAGATGTATGAGAAGTGTAAAGTTGTGTTGATCTTtgatggtctggatgaaagcagAATCACACTGATGTTTTCAGACACTCAGGAAGTTTCTGATGTGACTGAGACTTCATCAGTGGGAGTGTTGATGTCAAACCTCATGAAAGGAGAACTGCTTCCCTCAGCTCTCATCTGGATCACCTCCAGACCAgcagcagccaatcagatcCCCGCCCAATACATCAACCGTTTGACAGAGATTCAGGGATTCAATGAGCCTCAGAAGGAGGAATATTTCAGGAAGAGAAACAGTGATGAGCATCAAGCCAGCAGAATCATCTCACACATCAGAAGAGCAAGAAGCCTCCACATCATGTGCCACATACCCGTCTTCTGCTGGATCTCATCCACTGTGCTTCAGAAGCTCCTGAAAGAAGATCTGAGTGCAGAAATCCCTCAAACTCTGACTGAAATGTACATCCACTTCCTGCTTATTCAGATCAACATGAGAAATCAGAAGTATGTAGAGAGAGAACAAGAGAAACCCCTGCAGTCCAACAGAGAAGTGATTGTAAAACTTGCTGAAGTGGCTTTCAATCAGCTGATGAAGGGCAATGTGATGTTCTATGAGGAGGACCTGAGAGAGAGCGGCATAGACGTCACTGACGCCGCAGTGTATTCTGGGATCTGCACTGAGATCTTTAAGGAGGAATCTGTGATTCATCAGAGGAAAGTCTACAGCTTCATTCATCTGAGCGTTCAGGAGTTTCTTGCTGCTTTCTATGTGTTTTACCATTATGTAATGAAAAATTTTGACACATTGCAGTTTACTGATGTACTGCAAAATCTGCTTAGAGGAGCAGTAGATAAAGCCATTGAGAGTCAGAATGGACATCTGGATCTGTTCCTGCGGTTCCTGCTGGGCATCTCACTGGAGTCCAATCAGAGACTCTTACAGGATCtactgacacacacagagaacagcTCAGAGAGCATCAGGAGAACCACACAGTACATTAAAAAGAAGATCAAAGATGGACATGAACTCTCCACTGAAAGATCCATCAATCTGTTCCTCTGTCTGCTGGAAGTCAAAGATCAGACTCTGTCCAGAGAGATTCAGGAGTTTGTGAAATCAGACAAACACTCAGAGAAGAAACTCTCTCCTGCTCACTGCTCAACAATCGCCTACATGCTTCAGATGTCAGAGGAGGTGCTGGATGAGCTGGACCTCAAGAAATACAACACATCAGATGAGGGTAGAAGAAGACTGATACCAGCTGTGATCAACTGCACAAAAGCCAT TTTTGATGGCTGTAATCTCCTCGGCCAGTCCTGTGAAATTGTGCCATCAGTTCTTCAGTCCTCAAACTGTGTgctgagagagctggacctgagtAACAATGACCTGCATGATTCAGGAGTAAAGCTGCTCTCTAATGGACTGAAGAGTCCAAACTGTCAGCTGGAGATACTGAG GTTGTCTGGGTGTATGGTGACAGAAGAAGGCTGTGGTTATTTGTCTTCAGCTCTGAGTTCAAACCCCTTACACCTGAGAGAGATGGATCTGAGCTACAATCACTTAGGACAATCAGAAGTCAAGATGCTTGAGAAACTCAATGACCCAAACTGctcactgcaaatactcaa ttTGGATCATGGAGGGCCCTTCAGGATCAAACCAGGACTACGGAAAT ATGCCTGTGATCTCACACTGGATCCAAACACAGCGAACACTCAACTCATTATTTCTGAGGGGGGCAGCAAAGTCACATACGTGGAAGAGAAGCAGCCGTATCCTGATCATCCAGAGAGATTTGCTGATATTCCTCAGGTTCTGTGTCGAGAGAGTCTGACTGGACGCTGTTACTGGGAGGTTAAATGGGGCTCTTGGGCTCGTATAGCAGTGGTGTCTAAAGGAATCAGCAGGAAAGAAGCGACTGTCAGTAAGTTTGGATACAATGACAAATCCTGGTGTATTTTCTGCACTTGTGATGGTTTCACTGTCTGGCATAATAATCTGTGCAATAACATACCAACCCTTGCACCAAAATCTAAAAGAGTAGGAGTGTATGTGGACGTGCCGGCCGGCACTCTGTCCTTCTACAgcgtctctgacacacacacactcacacacttgcACTCATTCAAAACCACATTCACTGAACCCATCTATGCTGGGTTTAAGGTTTTTGAGTCTGAACTGTCTCTGTGTTAtatgtaa
- the LOC137072666 gene encoding NLR family CARD domain-containing protein 3-like isoform X1 encodes MLSSEREDLIQVQSGCGVCKQILKDPVSIPCGHSFCRQCINFYWEQSRPSEESDCPQCRKRPRKHSEMRESNDELQRVKDQHKTSMKKKYEILFEGNKLQKNQTLLNRIYTQLYIIEGEREEVNEEHEVLQMEKTARTQHSQDTPIYCNDIFKASPEPGRENEQIKTVLTKGIAGIGKTVSVQKFILDWAEGKANQDVDFMFVLPFRELNLIRDHQYSLHRLLLDFHPELQDLDSKMYEKCKVVLIFDGLDESRITLMFSDTQEVSDVTETSSVGVLMSNLMKGELLPSALIWITSRPAAANQIPAQYINRLTEIQGFNEPQKEEYFRKRNSDEHQASRIISHIRRARSLHIMCHIPVFCWISSTVLQKLLKEDLSAEIPQTLTEMYIHFLLIQINMRNQKYVEREQEKPLQSNREVIVKLAEVAFNQLMKGNVMFYEEDLRESGIDVTDAAVYSGICTEIFKEESVIHQRKVYSFIHLSVQEFLAAFYVFYHYVMKNFDTLQFTDVLQNLLRGAVDKAIESQNGHLDLFLRFLLGISLESNQRLLQDLLTHTENSSESIRRTTQYIKKKIKDGHELSTERSINLFLCLLEVKDQTLSREIQEFVKSDKHSEKKLSPAHCSTIAYMLQMSEEVLDELDLKKYNTSDEGRRRLIPAVINCTKAIFDGCNLLGQSCEIVPSVLQSSNCVLRELDLSNNDLHDSGVKLLSNGLKSPNCQLEILRLSGCMVTEEGCGYLSSALSSNPLHLREMDLSYNHLGQSEVKMLEKLNDPNCSLQILNLDHGGPFRIKPGLRKYACDLTLDPNTANTQLIISEGGSKVTYVEEKQPYPDHPERFADIPQVLCRESLTGRCYWEVKWGSWARIAVVSKGISRKEATVSKFGYNDKSWCIFCTCDGFTVWHNNLCNNIPTLAPKSKRVGVYVDVPAGTLSFYSVSDTHTLTHLHSFKTTFTEPIYAGFKVFESELSLCYM; translated from the exons atgcTCAGCAGTGAGAGGGAGGATCTAATCCAGGTTCAGTCCGGATGTGGAGTTTGTAAGCAGATTTTGAAAGATCCGGTCTCTATCCCCTGTGGACACAGTTTCTGCAGACAATGCATCAATTTCTACTGGGAACAGTCCAGACCGTCAGAAGAGTCTGACTGTCCTCAGTGCAGAAAAAGACCTAGAAAACACAGCGAAATGAGAGAATCCA ATGATGAACTACAGAGAGTCAAAGACCAGCACAAAACAAGCATGAAGAAGAAGTACGAGATATTGTTTGAGGGAAACAAACTTCAAAAAAATCAAACCCTCCTGAACAGGATCTACACACAGCTCTACAtcatagagggagagagagaagaagTGAATGAAGAACATGAGGTTTTACAGATGGAGAAAACAGCCAGAACACAACACTCACAAGACACTCCAATCTACTGCAATGACATATTTAAAGCCTCACCTGAACCAGGACGTGAGAATGAGCAGATCAAGACTGTTCTGACTAAAGGCATCGCTGGAATCGGAAAAACCGTCTCTGTGCAGAAGTTCATTCTGGACTGGGCCGAGGGAAAAGCCAATCAGGATGTAGATTTCATGTTTGTGCTTCCATTTCGAGAGCTGAACTTGATCCGAGATCATCAGTACAGTCTTCACAGACTTCTGCTGGACTTTCATCCTGAACTTCAAGATCTGGACTCAAAGATGTATGAGAAGTGTAAAGTTGTGTTGATCTTtgatggtctggatgaaagcagAATCACACTGATGTTTTCAGACACTCAGGAAGTTTCTGATGTGACTGAGACTTCATCAGTGGGAGTGTTGATGTCAAACCTCATGAAAGGAGAACTGCTTCCCTCAGCTCTCATCTGGATCACCTCCAGACCAgcagcagccaatcagatcCCCGCCCAATACATCAACCGTTTGACAGAGATTCAGGGATTCAATGAGCCTCAGAAGGAGGAATATTTCAGGAAGAGAAACAGTGATGAGCATCAAGCCAGCAGAATCATCTCACACATCAGAAGAGCAAGAAGCCTCCACATCATGTGCCACATACCCGTCTTCTGCTGGATCTCATCCACTGTGCTTCAGAAGCTCCTGAAAGAAGATCTGAGTGCAGAAATCCCTCAAACTCTGACTGAAATGTACATCCACTTCCTGCTTATTCAGATCAACATGAGAAATCAGAAGTATGTAGAGAGAGAACAAGAGAAACCCCTGCAGTCCAACAGAGAAGTGATTGTAAAACTTGCTGAAGTGGCTTTCAATCAGCTGATGAAGGGCAATGTGATGTTCTATGAGGAGGACCTGAGAGAGAGCGGCATAGACGTCACTGACGCCGCAGTGTATTCTGGGATCTGCACTGAGATCTTTAAGGAGGAATCTGTGATTCATCAGAGGAAAGTCTACAGCTTCATTCATCTGAGCGTTCAGGAGTTTCTTGCTGCTTTCTATGTGTTTTACCATTATGTAATGAAAAATTTTGACACATTGCAGTTTACTGATGTACTGCAAAATCTGCTTAGAGGAGCAGTAGATAAAGCCATTGAGAGTCAGAATGGACATCTGGATCTGTTCCTGCGGTTCCTGCTGGGCATCTCACTGGAGTCCAATCAGAGACTCTTACAGGATCtactgacacacacagagaacagcTCAGAGAGCATCAGGAGAACCACACAGTACATTAAAAAGAAGATCAAAGATGGACATGAACTCTCCACTGAAAGATCCATCAATCTGTTCCTCTGTCTGCTGGAAGTCAAAGATCAGACTCTGTCCAGAGAGATTCAGGAGTTTGTGAAATCAGACAAACACTCAGAGAAGAAACTCTCTCCTGCTCACTGCTCAACAATCGCCTACATGCTTCAGATGTCAGAGGAGGTGCTGGATGAGCTGGACCTCAAGAAATACAACACATCAGATGAGGGTAGAAGAAGACTGATACCAGCTGTGATCAACTGCACAAAAGCCAT TTTTGATGGCTGTAATCTCCTCGGCCAGTCCTGTGAAATTGTGCCATCAGTTCTTCAGTCCTCAAACTGTGTgctgagagagctggacctgagtAACAATGACCTGCATGATTCAGGAGTAAAGCTGCTCTCTAATGGACTGAAGAGTCCAAACTGTCAGCTGGAGATACTGAG GTTGTCTGGGTGTATGGTGACAGAAGAAGGCTGTGGTTATTTGTCTTCAGCTCTGAGTTCAAACCCCTTACACCTGAGAGAGATGGATCTGAGCTACAATCACTTAGGACAATCAGAAGTCAAGATGCTTGAGAAACTCAATGACCCAAACTGctcactgcaaatactcaa ttTGGATCATGGAGGGCCCTTCAGGATCAAACCAGGACTACGGAAAT ATGCCTGTGATCTCACACTGGATCCAAACACAGCGAACACTCAACTCATTATTTCTGAGGGGGGCAGCAAAGTCACATACGTGGAAGAGAAGCAGCCGTATCCTGATCATCCAGAGAGATTTGCTGATATTCCTCAGGTTCTGTGTCGAGAGAGTCTGACTGGACGCTGTTACTGGGAGGTTAAATGGGGCTCTTGGGCTCGTATAGCAGTGGTGTCTAAAGGAATCAGCAGGAAAGAAGCGACTGTCAGTAAGTTTGGATACAATGACAAATCCTGGTGTATTTTCTGCACTTGTGATGGTTTCACTGTCTGGCATAATAATCTGTGCAATAACATACCAACCCTTGCACCAAAATCTAAAAGAGTAGGAGTGTATGTGGACGTGCCGGCCGGCACTCTGTCCTTCTACAgcgtctctgacacacacacactcacacacttgcACTCATTCAAAACCACATTCACTGAACCCATCTATGCTGGGTTTAAGGTTTTTGAGTCTGAACTGTCTCTGTGTTAtatgtaa